The Cryptomeria japonica chromosome 2, Sugi_1.0, whole genome shotgun sequence region TTTATAGAGAAGGAAATGTGGCTGTTGAATCCATGGCTATTGTCGACATGCTGCAAGAGGGCTTATGGTGTTGGAGGAGTACTAATCCACTGCCATTGATCACCAAGGAGATCTTGGAGAAAGAAAAGACTAAGTTATAATGACAACTCCCCTCCCTCTGCCTTACCTTTTAATCAGTTGTAATCTGATGAGGATAATAAATTACCAAACTTTGAATTTGAAGTCAGAACCTGCCAATTGTGGGATGGATATGCCACGTAGCAGCATATGGTCTAGTCATCATTCCCAAAATAATCTAAGGGGGTTAATTAATGATTTTATCTACTTGTAGAGTACTAATATTGAAAAAGGCAATATTTTTTTAATCATCTGGATGAATGACATTGGCGGTGATGAAGGGAATAGTTTGTATTGGCTAAGTAACATTGGGTGGATTGATGGTTCACACAAGTGGAATAGATCTCGGGCTTGGGAGATCTGCTCAAACGCAACTTGTAATAATCATGGTGATTATTACACTATTTTATATTGAAATTTGTTGGGTCTGTTTCTGGACTCTGCTTTGGCTATTGAGCGGCTTTGTTTTCTCTTTGGCCTGCTTCTCATTACTACTGCTAAGCTGGAGGAAATGATAATGGGGAGTGACAGACTGAGACTTGAACCGGATAAAACAGATGATCTCAAAGCTAGGTCGGTGGTTTGGTTTGTGTGCATGGAAGGAGGAATTGATAAATTCATAGAGACTATGAAAGACAATGATGAGAGATTGTCTAAATAGTTTGTGGCTTCCTAGGAGGACAGAAGGGTCACTCTGGGTGGCATTTCCTTTGAAGTAAATGAGGAGGTTATAGCTCAGGCGACGGGCCTTTCCATGGAAGGCCGAAAATAGAAAAAGCAAAGCTGTATCTCGGACACCACTAGTCTGAACTAGTTCTTCCGTGATGGTGAGAACCCTGTGAAGCAGGTTGGTGGTTTCAATCGTGAGGAGCTTTTGTCTCCATGGGACGAGGTGTGCTACATTattatgaaatattttaccctCGAAGGGCGGTGTGGGGTTTTCTATTACTACCACCTCACTTTCTTAATCATCTTAGGAATAGGGATcttatttctattttgttttatcTATTGCATTCTATGGTTGCTAATGTGAGAGATGTTGTTGAGGCTAAGAAGAAAAACAAGGATTATACTATTCTCCACCAAGGCGTTATCCTTCACCTGTATAATTTCCATCTGGCCCTTTGCCCACCCTGCATGCTAAAATGTGTTTGAAAACTAGTCCCCGCTTTTGGCCGCTACCAACCCTAAACAAAACCCTACTCTCCTTCTCGAACTTGGCTCCTCTAGCAAGAAAAACAAGAAGTGTGCTTGTCACTTAGAGGACTCAAAACCCTTCGAGTCCAAGAAAGTGAGAATCCAACAAATTGACTCCGATGTGGAGATCATTGATGAAGCCAACACTTCTCGTCGCTCTATGAGACTGGGGTCCAAGCCCCCTGAAAAAGAGAAATCCTTAAAggacccctcctcatcccatgataCGGGGGATACCAACCCCTTTGATAACACGACCTCGTCTCATTCCACCTCGGCCTCTCATACTAATAGCTCTACCCATGTCTCTGAGAGCCCTAAAAACCCTGGGAATCCGGATGATGAACCCAAGTCTCGGGCCAATTCTCCATCCCCTACCCTCAAGTTTTAGAAAATGGTGATTATGGAGGAAGCTAGCAATATCAAGGAGGAAGCAGACGACAAGCTGCTAGAGCTGGAGAAGAAAGTGGACACCCTGAACGAGAAAATCCAGGAAATTGTTAGTAGAGCTAATGTCACTGAAAAAAGGTTGCATTAGGTCACTAGGTTCGCGTTGAAAGTCATGCACAGTTCCGTGACCACTCTGTGTCTTTTGCAAGAAAACacccaaaaaggaaaaaaggaggaagaggactACAAAGACCTCTTTAAATTTCTCACCAAGGAGTGGGCTAGGAGGCTCCTACCCAAGATGAGTCATGGCAAAAAGTAGGGATGTTAACTACTTGGtggtttttgagtttttggatggcCTTTGTGGCCTTACTGGTTATAGTTATGGTTATACTCCTTGCTGGTTAATCTTGGACTTGGTTATCTTTAGCCTTGCGTGGCATATTTTATGGTTTACTATGACTCTTTTAAACTTTGTTAATATGGGTAGTAtgtttaaagtttttgatagaAGAAAGTTTTAGGAGGCTGTGTTTTTGTTGTTTCTCTGCTAACAGTTGCTCGTCTACTGTTAATGTGATTGTATCTGAGTCAGCGCCTTAGTTTTTgactgcttttaatatcaaaaacatttatcatacaattttttaatcTTGAATATTAAAAATGTTATCTAAaactttaaaatttatatatagatTATGCTTTCTTTTATTCTATTATTCTTTTTATTTTAGATTTCTTTATAAATCTATCCTTCCAATCCATTTTATCTTCCCTATTTCAATTTCATAAGCAAAATTTAATctttttaaaatagaataaaaataaatttaaaatgcttAAATTAAGCTCAAACTATTTCTTACACCTCAACAAGTGGGCAAAGTCGTTGACTCTGTTAGATAGGGACCCACATTATAGAAATGAATGATACACTTCACGTCTTTTTCCCAAAAGGAATATACGGAACACATCAAAAAGTTGTTATAAAGTCCAAATCATAATACAATGCGTCCACGTGGCAACATTGGCCTTAAAGCCACCGACTATATATTTTTACTAAGGTTTCACAAGTATTTGCCTACTTCCTTTTGCGTCCCCAACAATTATATAAAAATTTGGCTTAatgtttaaaaattttaaaaaattggctTAATTCTGCCGGCCTTCAAGTGAACAACACCATTTGCTTTCACACTATAACTAAAATAGCTTATTACTATTAGCCAATATATTTCTAGAGGGCTCCTTCTAGATAAGATGTATCTATGTCAATTCGAAATATTTTGGAGGGGAAGGGGTCCAATTATTTTTCATGTTTCAATAACTATTTACTAGGTCATATATGTTCGTTTCGTATATTTATAGTTGAAAAAAAAGTTATTAATTAAAAGAACTGTATAATTTTATTGGTACCCACAGTTCATGATCATCaggtcatttgtgcataagtattggattAGTTATAAGAATTGTGCATAAGTCCAAAAATTCTAACTATTCGGGGTAAAGTGGGCAGGCATTGGTACATGTGAAATGTATTAATGGGTTTttagttattatttttttggtttcttttaagTTAGTAATTGGGATTCGGGTGAGCACAGAGTGAACGATAATTGAAACATAGATAATAACTAGTGCTCTCCTCTACCCAATAGTTGAGAAAAAAGTTACTAATTAGAGGAATTGTACAAGTACCCATAATGCACAATTATTGGaccatttgtgcataagtattggatcaATTGTGCAGATATTGTGGTGGTCAAAGTGAACTGTTAATGGGTAAATGATAGCTATAAACTCTTAAGTTGCATacaaggaaaacacaaaaagaaacCTCAAAATATTATAGTAGTTACTCGTAACCTTCccttatgtatatatatttttaaaattttattgtaaTGGAATAATTCTACTAATTAAATAATGATGTGAgataatatttttgaattttatttctttttggttatctttcaatttcaatgaCGGATCATGAAGTTTGATCTAAAACATTGAAGTTACAAATATTACACAATCTAATTCAAGATTTGTGATAAACCATTATTATGAACCAACTGCGGACTTTTAAAGTGAACAAATGTCTTAAAGATTATTTCTACAAAAAATGGTTTCTCTCTCTAGAACATTAACACTGATGACATGAAAATCACATCGCACATCTTTTAGGCTAGTTCCTTGTTGTCTTGAATTTAACTTTGATGCATATTCTTTTATGTGATTAGTTTGCAATATTTCTAGAAGCAAAGAGCctaatcccccccaaaaaagacaTTAAAAAAACTTTACAAATCTACAaattaataaaaacattttattattattattaagctCTTCTAACAAGATAATGATAATATTGATTGAATCTTTTGATTGTCACACtaaaatttttggaatttttttcgcCGCTATGTCGCCTGGAGCCGCCGCTGCTGCCACAACCCTAAGGCCGAATGTCGTTGCCGCCACCGTAGCTTTAAGGCCGACTCCCGTCTTGCCTCTTGCTGCTATTGTGGGGAGCTCGGTGAAGGATGTTGTGGGAGCTGCGAAGGGGGGCAATGTGGAGGTCTTTGTTCGGGCCAAAGCCAACGGTCCAAGGGTTTCTTCTGCAAATTCTTCCTTGCGAACCTTGCCCTCTTCGGGGGTGGGTGTTGGGTCTGCTCCAATTCTTGGGGGCTCCCATGCTGCCATGTTGCTGAAGGAGGCTCTTGTGGCTGCTCCTTGCAAGCCCAAGATTGTTCCTCCTGTTACTAATACGGAGGGTAGTGATACGATGCATTCGGCGCCCTCTGGTTCAGATCGGGTTGCCTGTGGTTTGGGGCCTCTGACTGTTCTTTTTTGCAAACCATTGGCTTTCCGGGTGTCTGATGATACTGATCAGGAGATCATCCACAACTCCTCTGTGTTTGAGTCTCATGGTCTGATTTGCAGGTTTCGGggcttttggccaagccttcctcagctacacacttggatttcccaaagtTGGGAACTGATTTtaaaaggttcagttaacatttttcctttagccaagggctttttcattgctaaatttgaatatgAAGAGGATAGATCAAAAATTTTATGTACAaatcctttcagctgggaggacaaatttgttttgatggttaaaccctggttcttGGGTTTCAATCCTTCTAGTGATTCTTTTAATGAGATTCATatctgggttaggctccctaaccttccccttcatctatggacgaACTCTCTGCTAGAGGAggtgggggaggctttaggcgaattcctaatgattgataaggactcttaccaaatttatcattctacttatgcttgGATATTGGTTAACATTGATGCTTCTAAAGGGCTTCTAGTTGAGATAGAAATTGAATCTtctttgggatcttgggtccaaccgcttgactttgagggtatcccctttagatgtcgaaagtgcttccagatTGGACATGTTGCTGCACGGTGTGAATcagataagaagaaaaagaaatttgcttcttggtggaaaggtgcCTCCTCTGAGCACTactttattaaaaagaaaagcttttcccAGGTGGCTGCGCAGGATCCTCAGGCCGAGCCTCTGGTTGTTGCCTCTGTTTTTGGTGCTCAGGGGTGTGGGGATGCTTGCGGTGGCATCCCAAATGATCGTCTGAAGATTGTTGGATCTTCTTCCTTGGTGGATGACCTTTTCGCTTCCCAGATTGATGATGGATCTTTATTTGATCCTTTGATTTCTGTTGTCCCTGCCTCTCCGGAAGCTGGCTCTGTTCCTCCtggtgatgggaggtcctctattctggatccatcctcttggcaaaaggctactgctagggttgaggagggatggattagtgttaaaagtaaaaaaatctaaattgtctcagtcctcttttgatatgacccttcgatcccataagggtaggtcaaaCTCTTGATCCATCCTAGTTGGGTTGGGGCTGTTGGTCTCTTGCAGCGCGCTGGTTCTTGTTGGGGGTCCTTTTTGTGTTGTACCCCATCCTTGGTTTGGCCATGTCGTGTCTCATTTGTGTCCTATTTCTTTGAGTGGACTatcaagtttatctttcggttcgaGTTGCAGGGCCTTCCAAAACCTGCcttgtaaaggtttcgggtcccttaaaacctgtttttccttaataaaaaacaagataatgatgatgattgatAATAATTTGTACCTTCCaaccaattaaatattttatttatatattctaatatttaaaaaaaataaaatatcatttctCTCAAAAATTTATTCAATAAAATAATAATCTGTCATCGTCTCTTCTAGAAGGTCTTGTAAATGTGTTTTATAGAGGAGCATTTGGTATCTAAAATGGTGGTGCTCGCCGTCCCATTCGTAGCGGGATTCACAAAGACTGTTGTAtaaatacacacaaaaatccagAACAATTGTATTCACGAAGCCCATGCTCTCAAATTCATGATTTGATTTGTCTCAGATACAGACGGATTAGTTTAACAACAAATCTGTATTTAGGAGTTTGTTAGATGAGCTCGAGATTATCGGGCAACTTTTTCTTGGTCGAGGGAAAACTAAATTTTTCGACATTTAGTTCATTAATTACAGATTCTCTGTGTATTTTATGAGGTTCTCATATAATTCTGTTAAATGTtggattttttttagtttttgtccTAATTTACTGTGTCGGATTAGCGTTTGAGACCTGGAAAAGTTCAAATTTTTGTGAACACAGAGTTCTTGCTTCAAGATTTAGTTGCTGATTTCAAATATATTTGCGGAATTGTGTATTCAGATGGTGTGAGATCTCTGACAGTTGCCAGAATGCCGATCTACAGTGCAAAACGGTTGTCCAGACTGACGGGGATTTCCCTTTCTCTGTCTATGTCTGCAGCCGATGAGATCGGTAAAAGCCAGAAGCAAAAGCAGGAGAATTTGAAAGGTTCAGGGATCAAATCCCAGGAGCTCAACAAAAAGGCAGAAAGTGGAGTATCTGTAGGGTGCCCTAAGGGCAATGGTGTCAGCAGATCCACCACCAGAGGTATTAAGTCTAGGCCTAGATCTGTGTCACCTCCCAAGAACAGGGTCTCATATGATTGGAAAGAGTTCGCTTCTATAGAGGTATAATTAATTCAAACCATAAGCTTTAATTTCTTTTTATATAATATCTAAGTTTTTTATATTTGTAAGTTTCTCTGTATATTTTTGGATCACATTTAGTATTCCATCATCTGAAAGGAGAAAAAAGCATCATTGTTTGTAATCAATGTATCAGTTGTTTGTAATCAAGATATTAGTTGTTTAGTGTGGGGTTTTAATGTTTTTTATTGGATAAAtatttttgaatggaattgtaaattgaaaaaatattttaaacgGATCTTGAAATCTTGTACATCAAGATAAAATGTAAACAAGAAGAATAACTGAGAGAACAATGTTATAGTCAGTAAAGTATGTGAactatgaaattaaaaaaaaaaacaaaaaaaaactgatATTCATATTTTGAGATTATAATTTCATGGAGgagaattttttttgcatttatcTGATAAACGTTTTGGGATGGACTTATGAATAGGTTTTAAAGGATCAACTAATCTTGAAGAAGAAACAAAATAGATGGAAACACCATGTTAATAGTCAGCAACGTATATGTATGAATTATGAAGttaataaaacaaaacaaataattGCAATGGTATAAACAGTCGTCGTTCATATTTTGAGATTATGGTCATGAAGGAggagaaaattttgtatttattaaagacatcaaattgGTTATAATTATTTTTTGATTAGATTGTGTGCTAGTTTTTTGAAATTGACTATAACTGCTTTTGAATTAGATTGTATACtagtttttttgcatcaacattgttACCCATTATCAGATTGTGTGCccattttttgcatcaatgtttcaaacAACACTCTATGACCCATTATCAGACTGTGTACCAGTTTTTTgctttcaatgtttcagatcacactctgtgaccCTTATCAAATTGCATCCCaattttttgcatcaatatttcagACCAGTCAGTGACCCATTATCAGATTGTGTATCAGTTTTtagcatcaatgtttcagatcacactccttGACGCATTATTAGATTGTCTACCAGTTTTTTACATCAACGTTTCAGaccacactccatgatccattatCAGATTGTGTGccagatttttgcatcaacgtttcagaccACACTCTATGACCCATTATCAGATTGTGTGCCAGTTTTTTGGATTAACTTTTCAGGCCACACTCCATGACCTATTATCAGCATAAAAAAGTGCTAACAGACAATCTAATTTAGAAACACTTGTAACCGATTTGTATTTATATTATTCACTTCAAACTAAATTTGTCATGGAATTCTTGAACAGATAGAAGAAGAACGAGGTGACAGTAAAAATGACAACAGTGATGACTTGTCAAGGAAGCAGAGAACATCAAGGAGATGGAATCTGAGGGATTTGTTATATAGAAGTAGCAGTGAGGGTAGTATTCAAAGAAAGGAGCGTGAGAGGCTGTTGTCACCACCTCTTCCTCCTGCAGGACCATCAAAGAAGAAAAACAAGGCTGTCAAGCCAGCAGATCAGTTAGGAGCAGGAAAGCCCATCAATCTCAAGACAGCAGATCAATTAGGAGCAGGAAAACCCATCAATCTCAAGCCAGCAGATCAATTAGGAGCAGGAAAACCCATCAATCTCAAGCCAGCAGATCAATTAGGAGCAGGAAAACCCATTAATGGAGGTTCAACAAAAGCCAAGTTAACCAGTCCTAGTGCTTCTCCTAATCATAGTCTTAGAAATAATAAAAATTCTAGAACAAGGAATGGAGTTACAATGTCTAGCCATGAATTGTATTATCAGACAAACAGAGCTCAGGCTGAGGAGCTAAAAAGAAGATCATTCCTGCCATACAGACAGGGATTGTTGGGTTGCATGGGGTCCTTTCCTACCACAACTAGCACCCAGCATATCATGCAGCCTTCTCCTTGTTAGTTctgccattttttttttaatttaaatatatgattattattttaggaaaaaaaataggttgatgattattattattttaagttaAAAATATGATTATTGTTTTAGATAATAAAGTTTCCGAGTCCCACGGCCAAAAATGGTCTATAAGATTCTATTTGTAGAAATGAAGTATGCTCTTTCAGTGTAGGTGGTTTTTTAACCTAGCCTTTGTGCCTGGTTATGGCAAGAAAGACCCCCTTGGGCCTCAATGAATATGAGGGGCCTTTTCTATTGTTTATTgtatacatttaataatattgaatAAATCTAGTCACGTTCCAATATGGAACTTTATCTAGTTTTAGAAATCAAACACAATTAAATTGAGAAACTACTCAAGTCTATTATTGTGGAttgagtttaattattttattcatttaaagaaaattttgaatgattttatttacaaaaaaaatatcttTTTAATGATatcttataaaattaattaatcatttttattttatttatgtatacatcatataaaaatatatccataaataatattattctcatttgaaaatgtaaaacatgatactaatatattgatgttcatgctTAACAAATAGAATGGAATGAAATATACAAGATGTAAAAGAATAGAAGAAATaagattcaaagaaaaattaaCTACTATTTTTAGATCAAAGAATCATTCTCTATCAAGATTTGGATCATAGAGATCAAATGATATAGATACTTAAGGCCCTACCACATAAGATACAAACTAAATCTCAAAAGCAAAAGAAAATCCCCTTGTCTCACTACTAGAGTGAATAATATCCATTTAATTTGATGAAGATTTAGAAAGGAAATAATCTGGCATATATTTATGTATTTGGTGTACCTAAATCCAGTAGAAAGGCTTCCATCTTCAATTAAAATTTCAATCAAGGAAAGAGGTATgggattaataaattaaatttgagGAGCTAATAGTTGACAACATTGACAAGAAGAGAAAACAATATATAGAGTAATATAACAATATAAAGAAAACTAAATGAAAAATAAGAAAGTAAAATTGataactcaaaatgaaaaattaaatattgAAAAAATGGCAAAATCAAGAAGTAAATTAGATAAAGGTAGAAATATGAAAAAATAACAATGTGGGAAGCCACATAAGGAGGAGGAATCCAAGCATCTATTGGTATAATTAATGAAATAAGGAATTACAATTTGAATGGAGAGAAAATAGAGAATGGATGGCAAACacctaacaaaaaaaataataataccgAACATTACATAATACTCATTTCCAAAAGAGGATAAATACAATGATGAGACATGAGAAGGGAGCTCCCTTTCTTAAGGAGAAATTAAGATAACCTCATAGAATATTAGGGATCTAAATTTCCCTAACAAAAGATGCATGTTCAAATATCATATGGATATTTTAGATAATAATATATTCATTCTATAAGAAACAAAATTATGtaagaaaaaatataaattatagttCAATTTTATTAAAAAAGGAAATGACATTCTTTTTCTTGATGAATGCACACACAAAAAAGAGTTTGAGATTATATTACACTCATAATTAAATCTATCTCCCATGATTTTGTGATAGTTGGAATATGTTTCAATGTCATATTAAGCTGAAATAGACTTTATCAAATTCACTACAAACATAAATCCACAAAACATGAAAGCAAAGAATGGACAATTCACCTAAAATAATAGAAAATAGGACTTTATCAATGTTGTTGAAAGAATATATTCATGTGTAGTGGCATTGGGCTACACTCCCAATGACATGTGAATGTAACATCTTTTCAATTAAAAGTTGTGATCATTatctaattcaaattttcttaaagaacaaaatctagagaaatatatccttccaaatttgaaaatatatAGATGAGAAATCGATAATTCATCACAAATATTAGAAAAGAtaaaaagaatttattttattaaaaaacctACAATATGTAAAAGAATGACTTGTAATGGAACAAACACCATTAAAACTTAGTAGaaaaagaaatattacaagaaaggtTGGAAAATTTAAATGAAGATATGATATGAATCAAGAAAGttataaaaaagaaaaagatttaATGAATCAATATTTAGAAGTTTTAGCAATGGAAGAGATTTTTTGAAGACAAAAATCAAGAGAAACATACATTAAAGATGATGATATTTTTTTCCcatattttcataaaaatatagAGAATTCATAATAGAGCTACAAAGATAAAAGGAAAAACTAGTTTAAATATTTGAGGAGGAAATGAAAAT contains the following coding sequences:
- the LOC131071328 gene encoding uncharacterized protein LOC131071328 — translated: MPIYSAKRLSRLTGISLSLSMSAADEIGKSQKQKQENLKGSGIKSQELNKKAESGVSVGCPKGNGVSRSTTRGIKSRPRSVSPPKNRVSYDWKEFASIEIEEERGDSKNDNSDDLSRKQRTSRRWNLRDLLYRSSSEGSIQRKERERLLSPPLPPAGPSKKKNKAVKPADQLGAGKPINLKTADQLGAGKPINLKPADQLGAGKPINLKPADQLGAGKPINGGSTKAKLTSPSASPNHSLRNNKNSRTRNGVTMSSHELYYQTNRAQAEELKRRSFLPYRQGLLGCMGSFPTTTSTQHIMQPSPC